The nucleotide window GGGAATCTTAAAAGGAGCGCTGAAGAGGCATGAGCTTTTGCTTATTCTGCATGAATATAAGTACACGTACTTCCCTGAATGCCTACAGTTGAAAAAAAACTAAAATGATTGAGGAGTGCCAACATATTTTCTGAATTCTTTAGTATCAGCGGCAAAAGAAGCGGCATAAAGATGTGTTTGCCGCTCTTTCAGTTCACCATCAATAACAACTCGCTGGACAATAGAAAACTCCAATGGTTCATCGAGAGAACAAGGATGAAGAGTTATGTTATACCCACGTCCAAATCGAGGGCGCGTGGGAGCAACAGAAAGATACAGATTTTCAGGAAAAGGCATTTCCCGCTCGAGAAGATCTCCCAAATCCACAATAAAGAGTTCTTTTTTTTCTCGAGAAAAAGGAGAAAGATACGCGGGTTCCCAAGGAGCGGCGTGTGCAGTAGCGTCAAGAAGTGCATACGCAGTAAGAGTATGCCCGAGAAGATAAACATGTACTTTTCCATCTGCGTAACGGGCAAGAAAAGAGGATTGATTGAGTAAATCTTGTCTTTTCCACCTATCTCCTGTTTTCTCGGCTTTTCTCCGTAAACTGCCATTATCGCTCCACCATCTTTTTTGTGGATCATAAAAACCATCGAGTTTGAATTCCATTTTAAGAAGAAACGCAAGAAGATTAAAAAAGATTTAGGCTAAAAAATCAATCCCACAACTTCTCATTGTCATTCACATAGATATACGCGGAATAGACAGCAAGAACACCTTCCGCGACACCAGTGATTGCTTGCTTAAAGCGAGTGTCACAAACATCTCCTGCTGCGTAAAAACCTGGAACATTGGTTTGCGCGTCTCTATCAATGGGAACTTCTCCTTTGGTGTTTAACGTAACGCCAATTTTCTTCGCGAGATCGGAAAGCGCGATGTGTCCTATTTCAATAAAAAGCGCGTCAAGCTTGAACTCTTTTTTTCCATGATACGGTTTGTCAAAGACAACTGTAGTAATATATTTCTCTCCTTTGACTTCAACAACATTGGTCGTGCTGATAATTTCAATTTTCCCTTCTTTAATTTTTTTCTCAATACGAGTCATGTTGACAGGTTCTGGCCTAATTTTTTCTCCACGGTAAATGATGTATACTTTTTTACCCCATTGGGTTAAAAGCAGCGCCTCTTTCGCGGCGGAATCAGATCCCCCAACAACGCCGATAATCTTTTCTTTGTAAAATGCGCCATCGCAAAGCGCGCAGGTATGCACTCCTTTGCCAAAATAATTGTCTTCTCCAGGAACACCAAGTTTTCGTGGCTTTGTTCCTGTCGCGAGCAATACTGTTTTTGCTTTGAAAGAGGATCCATTCTTTGTAGTAACAGTAAAAATGTGTTTCTTTTTGTCCTGCGCAATATCATTGACAAGACCATCTTCAATATCAATGTCATATTCTCGCGCGTGCTGTTCAATGTTATCTGCAAGTTCTGGACCAGTGAGTTTTTTGAAACCAGGATAATTCTCCACATCATCAGTGAGCATGATCGTTCCACCAGGAGTATCACCAACAATTAGTGTTTTGAGTTGCATTCTGCCCGCGTACATTGCAGCGCCCCAGCCAGTCACTCCTGTCCCAATAATAAGAATGTCATACAGTTGTTTTGGATTGCCTTTGCCGACCATGGAAGGGTTAGATGATGATTTCTTTATATATTTTGTTGCTCCGTATCGTATTAAATCTTAGAAGACGAGACACGCACCAGCAAAACTTCTTTGTAGCCAAGCATCGCAAAAAGTATCTTCATATATTTATTAAAAGAAATCAAGAAAAGACATTTAAACTTCCCGAAAATTATACTTATTATATTGCCGGCGTGGCACAATCTGGCTACTGCGGTGGTCTCGAAAACCACTTCTCGAAAGGGAGTCTCGGTTCAAATCCGAGCGCCGGCGTCTTTTTACAAAAAATTTATAAGAAAGGATGGTTTATTGATTATTATGGAAACAGAAACAGTATGTATATCCACAGAAGAATATGTTCACTTAAAGAAAAAAGAAGAGATCGCAGATGATCTCCTCCT belongs to Candidatus Woesearchaeota archaeon and includes:
- a CDS encoding FAD-dependent oxidoreductase, which gives rise to MVGKGNPKQLYDILIIGTGVTGWGAAMYAGRMQLKTLIVGDTPGGTIMLTDDVENYPGFKKLTGPELADNIEQHAREYDIDIEDGLVNDIAQDKKKHIFTVTTKNGSSFKAKTVLLATGTKPRKLGVPGEDNYFGKGVHTCALCDGAFYKEKIIGVVGGSDSAAKEALLLTQWGKKVYIIYRGEKIRPEPVNMTRIEKKIKEGKIEIISTTNVVEVKGEKYITTVVFDKPYHGKKEFKLDALFIEIGHIALSDLAKKIGVTLNTKGEVPIDRDAQTNVPGFYAAGDVCDTRFKQAITGVAEGVLAVYSAYIYVNDNEKLWD